From Thermoanaerobaculia bacterium, the proteins below share one genomic window:
- a CDS encoding M28 family peptidase produces the protein MLSLYLAFSLLSILHPQTDHLKSHVTFLADDRLEGRFPGTEGSRIAAEYIEDHLRDAGLEPGFGESYLQPFSFISGVELEEGNSLTFSGQSGDFTLELESQFRPVSFSSSGEVEGPLLFAGYGISAEDLNHDDYSGLDANEKIVIILRDSPDGDRIDTPFEPFRSLRYKAFNALAHGAAAVIITNPPQQDDDLEMLRHDFSPSDAGIPIVLVRRQDLLPILINQAPSAFRDAWESASPLDLPGLRAKLSVHLKTTQCTTENIAGFLRGTGDKTIILAAHYDHLGHGEMNSTDESSGAIHNGADDNASGVSLLLELAKTFSCPSELPVNLLFLFPGAEEEGTLGASHFINHLPIPRDSVLAMINIDMVGNLFDGKLIVQGVGSSPDWITLVPSVLRASGLDSTLYYGGFGASDHAVFYGEDIPVLFFFTGTHERYHSSRDDAEFLDYRGMERILNTIRDTLIAISVLEPLPVFQVVPEALEEKRASRGRLKVYLGTIPDFASGEDAFRLGGVKQGGPAEKAGLKKGDIILRFGTFPVRNIYDFTFALQNYHPGDQVSILILRDGETMTISAVLEERTP, from the coding sequence ATGCTGAGTCTCTACCTTGCGTTTTCCCTGTTATCGATCCTCCACCCACAGACAGACCATCTGAAAAGCCATGTGACGTTTCTTGCCGACGATCGTCTGGAAGGCCGGTTTCCGGGTACGGAGGGATCTCGTATTGCGGCAGAATACATTGAGGATCATCTGCGAGATGCAGGTCTTGAGCCCGGGTTTGGTGAATCCTACCTTCAACCCTTTTCCTTCATTTCAGGCGTAGAGCTTGAAGAAGGAAATTCTCTCACCTTTTCCGGTCAAAGCGGCGATTTCACCCTGGAATTGGAATCCCAATTCCGTCCGGTGTCCTTTTCTTCCTCCGGGGAGGTGGAGGGTCCATTACTCTTCGCCGGGTATGGTATCTCAGCGGAAGATCTTAACCACGACGACTATTCCGGCCTGGACGCAAACGAAAAGATTGTGATCATCCTGCGGGATTCCCCGGATGGCGACCGGATCGACACTCCCTTTGAACCGTTTCGATCACTCCGTTATAAAGCATTTAACGCCCTTGCTCACGGAGCTGCGGCCGTTATCATCACCAATCCCCCCCAGCAGGACGATGACCTTGAGATGCTCCGACATGATTTCTCACCCTCCGATGCAGGAATCCCCATCGTACTGGTCCGGCGTCAGGATCTGCTGCCCATACTGATCAACCAGGCTCCATCCGCCTTTCGTGACGCATGGGAATCCGCCTCCCCTCTGGATCTCCCTGGTCTAAGAGCCAAACTTTCGGTGCATTTGAAAACAACACAGTGCACAACAGAAAACATCGCTGGCTTTCTTCGCGGAACCGGAGATAAAACCATCATCCTTGCTGCGCATTATGACCATCTGGGACACGGAGAAATGAACTCAACCGATGAATCGTCCGGAGCGATTCACAACGGGGCGGATGACAACGCATCCGGAGTCAGTCTCCTTCTTGAACTGGCCAAAACATTCTCCTGTCCTTCGGAATTGCCCGTCAACCTTCTATTCCTCTTTCCGGGTGCCGAGGAGGAGGGGACACTTGGAGCATCACATTTCATAAACCACCTTCCCATCCCCAGGGACTCGGTTCTTGCAATGATCAATATTGACATGGTTGGAAACCTGTTCGACGGCAAATTGATTGTTCAGGGCGTCGGATCTTCGCCGGACTGGATCACGCTTGTACCCTCGGTGCTCCGGGCTTCAGGATTGGATTCCACATTGTATTACGGAGGTTTTGGAGCATCCGACCATGCAGTTTTTTACGGTGAGGATATTCCTGTTCTCTTTTTCTTTACGGGCACACATGAGCGATATCACTCTTCCAGAGACGATGCAGAGTTTCTCGATTACAGGGGTATGGAGCGGATTCTCAACACCATAAGGGATACCCTCATTGCCATCTCTGTTCTGGAGCCTCTTCCCGTCTTTCAGGTAGTTCCTGAAGCTCTGGAGGAGAAAAGAGCTTCCAGGGGAAGGCTCAAGGTATACCTGGGAACGATTCCTGACTTTGCATCCGGGGAGGATGCCTTTCGTCTGGGCGGAGTGAAACAGGGCGGGCCCGCAGAGAAGGCCGGGTTGAAAAAGGGAGACATAATCTTACGATTTGGAACCTTTCCTGTCCGGAACATTTACGATTTCACCTTTGCTCTTCAAAATTACCATCCCGGGGATCAGGTTTCGATTCTTATCCTGCGAGACGGAGAAACCATGACAATCTCGGCAGTTCTCGAGGAAAGAACTCCCTGA